A genomic window from Struthio camelus isolate bStrCam1 chromosome 2, bStrCam1.hap1, whole genome shotgun sequence includes:
- the LOC138066305 gene encoding uncharacterized protein isoform X3 yields the protein MKERYYQSEKTYQKEQLIKRAEREPLLTYYLRLLDAKKSSPSESHQSNSVIPRCTDCLRKDIQVLQDFIRMHESPRAVVAQEEVFIVSEVCKPMPPKKHKLSEAVDQMQEHRRPPASGDSPPAPSVRRKESLGGRPVSELSIRETEQRNSYHLAEGFSMRVYCFTAFHLAITVGLICWTRVLWKLQKYWWLLLTPIVAIIILHTISNKIILEHATYTFLGTVIGSIILGIISDSHDTMTLMQVGEITAFATLLLIVLALMTKKFQVIYAAFGTLLFAADLMKTVAELERQPTKDQASMNYTQTAWSLYIHIAMLFFFTLLLVDAIPLHSFP from the exons ATGAAGGAAAGATATTATCAGTCAGAGAAAACTTATCAGAAGGAGCAACTCATCAAAAGAGCAGAGAGGGAACCTCTTCTGACATACTACCTACGTTTACTGGATGCAAAAAAGAGCAGTCCCTCTGAAAGCCACCAGAGCAACTCTGTCATTCCACGATGCACTGACTGCTTGAGGAAAG aCATCCAAGTCCTTCAGGATTTCATCAGGATGCATGAATCGCCTCGAGCTGTTGTTGCCCAAGAAGAAGTTTTTATTGTCAGTGAAGTTTGTAAACCCATGCCACCAAAGAAACATAAACTCTCGGAAGCTGTAGACCAAATGCAAGAACACAGGAGACCACCGGCAAGCGGGGATTCCCCGCCAGCCCCGAGCGTACGCAGGAAGGAGTCTCTTGGTGGCAGGCCAGTGTCGGAACTTTCAATCAGAGAGACTGAACAAAGAAATTCGTATCATCTTGCGGAAG GTTTCAGCATGAGAGTGTATTGCTTTACAGCATTTCATCTAGCTATAACAGTGGGACTTATATGCTG GACCAGAGTATTATGGAAGCTGCAGAAATACTGGTGGCTTCTTCTCACACCCAT TGTTGCTATTATTATCCTGCATACAATTTccaacaaaattattttagagcATGCCACTTACACCTTCCTAGGG ACAGTAATTGGAAGTATAATACTTGGAATTATTTCAGA TTCCCATGATACAATGACTTTAATGCaagttggagaaataactgcattTGCAACGCTGTTACTGATTGTACTTGCTCTGATGACAAAA AAGTTCCAGGTTATATATGCTGCATTTGGAactctgctctttgctgct GATTTGATGAAGACAGTAGCTGAGCTTGAAAGGCAACCCACAAAGGATCAAGCCTCCATGAATTACACTCAGACAGCATGGTCACTTTACATACACATTGCTATGCTCTTCTTCTTTACTTTGCTGTTAGTTGATGCAATACCCTTACACTCTTTTCCTTGA
- the LOC138066305 gene encoding uncharacterized protein isoform X2: MKERYYQSEKTYQKEQLIKRAEREPLLTYYLRLLDAKKSSPSESHQSNSVIPRCTDCLRKDIQVLQDFIRMHESPRAVVAQEEVFIVSEVCKPMPPKKHKLSEAVDQMQEHRRPPASGDSPPAPSVRRKESLGGRPVSELSIRETEQRNSYHLAEGFSMRVYCFTAFHLAITVGLICWTRVLWKLQKYWWLLLTPIVAIIILHTISNKIILEHATYTFLGTVIGSIILGIISDSHDTMTLMQVGEITAFATLLLIVLALMTKKTLTSMTISIVSSILLLIGAAILVLTNSSKFQVIYAAFGTLLFAADLMKTVAELERQPTKDQASMNYTQTAWSLYIHIAMLFFFTLLLVDAIPLHSFP, translated from the exons ATGAAGGAAAGATATTATCAGTCAGAGAAAACTTATCAGAAGGAGCAACTCATCAAAAGAGCAGAGAGGGAACCTCTTCTGACATACTACCTACGTTTACTGGATGCAAAAAAGAGCAGTCCCTCTGAAAGCCACCAGAGCAACTCTGTCATTCCACGATGCACTGACTGCTTGAGGAAAG aCATCCAAGTCCTTCAGGATTTCATCAGGATGCATGAATCGCCTCGAGCTGTTGTTGCCCAAGAAGAAGTTTTTATTGTCAGTGAAGTTTGTAAACCCATGCCACCAAAGAAACATAAACTCTCGGAAGCTGTAGACCAAATGCAAGAACACAGGAGACCACCGGCAAGCGGGGATTCCCCGCCAGCCCCGAGCGTACGCAGGAAGGAGTCTCTTGGTGGCAGGCCAGTGTCGGAACTTTCAATCAGAGAGACTGAACAAAGAAATTCGTATCATCTTGCGGAAG GTTTCAGCATGAGAGTGTATTGCTTTACAGCATTTCATCTAGCTATAACAGTGGGACTTATATGCTG GACCAGAGTATTATGGAAGCTGCAGAAATACTGGTGGCTTCTTCTCACACCCAT TGTTGCTATTATTATCCTGCATACAATTTccaacaaaattattttagagcATGCCACTTACACCTTCCTAGGG ACAGTAATTGGAAGTATAATACTTGGAATTATTTCAGA TTCCCATGATACAATGACTTTAATGCaagttggagaaataactgcattTGCAACGCTGTTACTGATTGTACTTGCTCTGATGACAAAA AAAACCCTGACAAGCATGACCATATCAATCGTCTCAAGCATCCTGCTGCTTATTGGAGCAGCTATACTTGTCCTTACAAATTCATCT AAGTTCCAGGTTATATATGCTGCATTTGGAactctgctctttgctgct GATTTGATGAAGACAGTAGCTGAGCTTGAAAGGCAACCCACAAAGGATCAAGCCTCCATGAATTACACTCAGACAGCATGGTCACTTTACATACACATTGCTATGCTCTTCTTCTTTACTTTGCTGTTAGTTGATGCAATACCCTTACACTCTTTTCCTTGA
- the LOC138066305 gene encoding uncharacterized protein isoform X4: MHESPRAVVAQEEVFIVSEVCKPMPPKKHKLSEAVDQMQEHRRPPASGDSPPAPSVRRKESLGGRPVSELSIRETEQRNSYHLAEGFSMRVYCFTAFHLAITVGLICWTRVLWKLQKYWWLLLTPIVAIIILHTISNKIILEHATYTFLGTVIGSIILGIISDSHDTMTLMQVGEITAFATLLLIVLALMTKKTLTSMTISIVSSILLLIGAAILVLTNSSLSFHSANCCLFLQKFQVIYAAFGTLLFAADLMKTVAELERQPTKDQASMNYTQTAWSLYIHIAMLFFFTLLLVDAIPLHSFP; the protein is encoded by the exons ATGCATGAATCGCCTCGAGCTGTTGTTGCCCAAGAAGAAGTTTTTATTGTCAGTGAAGTTTGTAAACCCATGCCACCAAAGAAACATAAACTCTCGGAAGCTGTAGACCAAATGCAAGAACACAGGAGACCACCGGCAAGCGGGGATTCCCCGCCAGCCCCGAGCGTACGCAGGAAGGAGTCTCTTGGTGGCAGGCCAGTGTCGGAACTTTCAATCAGAGAGACTGAACAAAGAAATTCGTATCATCTTGCGGAAG GTTTCAGCATGAGAGTGTATTGCTTTACAGCATTTCATCTAGCTATAACAGTGGGACTTATATGCTG GACCAGAGTATTATGGAAGCTGCAGAAATACTGGTGGCTTCTTCTCACACCCAT TGTTGCTATTATTATCCTGCATACAATTTccaacaaaattattttagagcATGCCACTTACACCTTCCTAGGG ACAGTAATTGGAAGTATAATACTTGGAATTATTTCAGA TTCCCATGATACAATGACTTTAATGCaagttggagaaataactgcattTGCAACGCTGTTACTGATTGTACTTGCTCTGATGACAAAA AAAACCCTGACAAGCATGACCATATCAATCGTCTCAAGCATCCTGCTGCTTATTGGAGCAGCTATACTTGTCCTTACAAATTCATCT CTTTCATTTCATAGTGCAAATTGTTGCCTTTTCCTACAGAAGTTCCAGGTTATATATGCTGCATTTGGAactctgctctttgctgct GATTTGATGAAGACAGTAGCTGAGCTTGAAAGGCAACCCACAAAGGATCAAGCCTCCATGAATTACACTCAGACAGCATGGTCACTTTACATACACATTGCTATGCTCTTCTTCTTTACTTTGCTGTTAGTTGATGCAATACCCTTACACTCTTTTCCTTGA
- the LOC138066305 gene encoding uncharacterized protein isoform X1 produces MKERYYQSEKTYQKEQLIKRAEREPLLTYYLRLLDAKKSSPSESHQSNSVIPRCTDCLRKDIQVLQDFIRMHESPRAVVAQEEVFIVSEVCKPMPPKKHKLSEAVDQMQEHRRPPASGDSPPAPSVRRKESLGGRPVSELSIRETEQRNSYHLAEGFSMRVYCFTAFHLAITVGLICWTRVLWKLQKYWWLLLTPIVAIIILHTISNKIILEHATYTFLGTVIGSIILGIISDSHDTMTLMQVGEITAFATLLLIVLALMTKKTLTSMTISIVSSILLLIGAAILVLTNSSLSFHSANCCLFLQKFQVIYAAFGTLLFAADLMKTVAELERQPTKDQASMNYTQTAWSLYIHIAMLFFFTLLLVDAIPLHSFP; encoded by the exons ATGAAGGAAAGATATTATCAGTCAGAGAAAACTTATCAGAAGGAGCAACTCATCAAAAGAGCAGAGAGGGAACCTCTTCTGACATACTACCTACGTTTACTGGATGCAAAAAAGAGCAGTCCCTCTGAAAGCCACCAGAGCAACTCTGTCATTCCACGATGCACTGACTGCTTGAGGAAAG aCATCCAAGTCCTTCAGGATTTCATCAGGATGCATGAATCGCCTCGAGCTGTTGTTGCCCAAGAAGAAGTTTTTATTGTCAGTGAAGTTTGTAAACCCATGCCACCAAAGAAACATAAACTCTCGGAAGCTGTAGACCAAATGCAAGAACACAGGAGACCACCGGCAAGCGGGGATTCCCCGCCAGCCCCGAGCGTACGCAGGAAGGAGTCTCTTGGTGGCAGGCCAGTGTCGGAACTTTCAATCAGAGAGACTGAACAAAGAAATTCGTATCATCTTGCGGAAG GTTTCAGCATGAGAGTGTATTGCTTTACAGCATTTCATCTAGCTATAACAGTGGGACTTATATGCTG GACCAGAGTATTATGGAAGCTGCAGAAATACTGGTGGCTTCTTCTCACACCCAT TGTTGCTATTATTATCCTGCATACAATTTccaacaaaattattttagagcATGCCACTTACACCTTCCTAGGG ACAGTAATTGGAAGTATAATACTTGGAATTATTTCAGA TTCCCATGATACAATGACTTTAATGCaagttggagaaataactgcattTGCAACGCTGTTACTGATTGTACTTGCTCTGATGACAAAA AAAACCCTGACAAGCATGACCATATCAATCGTCTCAAGCATCCTGCTGCTTATTGGAGCAGCTATACTTGTCCTTACAAATTCATCT CTTTCATTTCATAGTGCAAATTGTTGCCTTTTCCTACAGAAGTTCCAGGTTATATATGCTGCATTTGGAactctgctctttgctgct GATTTGATGAAGACAGTAGCTGAGCTTGAAAGGCAACCCACAAAGGATCAAGCCTCCATGAATTACACTCAGACAGCATGGTCACTTTACATACACATTGCTATGCTCTTCTTCTTTACTTTGCTGTTAGTTGATGCAATACCCTTACACTCTTTTCCTTGA
- the LOC104143686 gene encoding 1-aminocyclopropane-1-carboxylate synthase-like protein 1 isoform X2: MNYLEPELFHYSDTQGTKSFREEIAKFLTDYARAAEALNPDHITVMSGCCAVFATLSTVLCDPGDGYLIPTPYYGGINSKTWLYGGIQPVHVPLSSEVTDEESHPFQLTVEKLEAALQRAKKQGIRVRALILINPHNPLGDVYPAQLLKECLEFAHRYELHVIMDEIYMLSVYGDSTFTSVLSLERVPDPERTHFMWGFSKDFGMSGIRVGVLYTRNHEIRKAVNQLAVFHGCPGPVQHVLSQFISDRDWLDNVFFPTNKKRLKEAQNILVNGLADVGIPVLKSSGGLYVWADFRKFLKSQTFEAELELWQKLLDEKLLISPGKAFYCYEPGWFRLVFSDSVDKIYLCIQRLEQMLHAGAAEPAANNASSTADALRTLEEGSSGDPSNTPGDDVSQLKNIRLYYNHICT; this comes from the exons ATGAATTACCTGGAGCCTGAGCTTTTCCACTATTCCGATACACAAGGTACTAAAAG CTTCAGAGAAGAAATTGCCAAATTTCTAACAGACTACGCTAGAGCTGCAGAAGCACTGAATCCAGACCAT ATCACTGTTATGAGCGGCTGTTGTGCTGTTTTTGCTACCCTGTCAACTGTATTATGTGACCCTGGTG ATGGCTATCTTATTCCAACTCCATACTATGGTGGTATAAATTCGAAAACATGGCTATACGGTGGAATACAACCTGTTCACGTGCCCTTGTCTAGTGAG gtgACAGATGAAGAAAGTCACCCTTTCCAGTTAACAGTTGAAAAATTGGAAGCTGCACTACAGAGAGCTAAAAAACAG ggtaTCCGAGTCAGAGCATTAATCCTGATCAACCCTCACAATCCGTTAGGGGACGTTTACCCAGCACAGTTACTGAAAGAGTGTCTAGAGTTTGCGCACAG ATATGAATTGCATGTAATCATGGATGAAATATACATGCTGTCTGTGTATGGTGACAGCACCTTCACCAGTGTTCTTAGCTTAGAGCG TGTACCAGATCCAGAACGGACACATTTTATGTGGGGTTTTAGCAAG GATTTTGGTATGAGTGGTATCAGAGTTGGAGTGCTGTATACCAGAAATCATGAAATTCGGAAAGCTGTGAATCAGTTGGCTGTCTTCCATGGCTGTCCTGGACCAGTTCAGCATGTTCTCAGTCAATTCATTAGTGACAGAG ATTGGTTGGATAACGTGTTTTTTCCCACCAACAAAAAGCGACTTAAAGAAGCACAGAATATTCTTGTGAATGGACTTGCAGATGTTGGAATACCCGTGCTCAAAAGTTCAGGAGGACTATATGTGTGGGCAGACTTCAGAAAA ttCTTAAAATCACAGACATTTGAAGCTGAACTTGAATTATGGCAGAAGCTCCTCGATGAAAAACTCCTCATTAGTCCTGGAAAAGCTTTTTACTGTTACGAGCCTGGATGGTTTAGACTGGTTTTCTCTGATTCTGTCGATAAGATTTACCTGT GTATTCAGAGACTTGAGCAAATGCTGCATGCTGGCGCTGCTGAACCAGCTGCAAACAACGCGTCTTCTACTGCAGATGCTTTACGCACTCTAGAAGAAGGTTCTTCAGGCGACCCTTCAAACACACCAGGAGATGATGTCTCCCAGCTAAAAAATATACGTCTTTATTATAATCATATATGCACTTAA
- the LOC104143686 gene encoding 1-aminocyclopropane-1-carboxylate synthase-like protein 1 isoform X1, producing the protein MSGGRAPAAPAPAPAPAGALSARGARIAAGAAGLLDKGFALYAADPFDGHRNPQGILNLGTSENKLCFDLIEERLARPDMNYLEPELFHYSDTQGTKSFREEIAKFLTDYARAAEALNPDHITVMSGCCAVFATLSTVLCDPGDGYLIPTPYYGGINSKTWLYGGIQPVHVPLSSEVTDEESHPFQLTVEKLEAALQRAKKQGIRVRALILINPHNPLGDVYPAQLLKECLEFAHRYELHVIMDEIYMLSVYGDSTFTSVLSLERVPDPERTHFMWGFSKDFGMSGIRVGVLYTRNHEIRKAVNQLAVFHGCPGPVQHVLSQFISDRDWLDNVFFPTNKKRLKEAQNILVNGLADVGIPVLKSSGGLYVWADFRKFLKSQTFEAELELWQKLLDEKLLISPGKAFYCYEPGWFRLVFSDSVDKIYLCIQRLEQMLHAGAAEPAANNASSTADALRTLEEGSSGDPSNTPGDDVSQLKNIRLYYNHICT; encoded by the exons atgagcggcggccgcgccccggcggccccggccccggccccggccccggcgggggctctgtccgcccgcggcgcccgcatcgccgccggcgccgccgggctgctGGACAAGGGCTTCGCCCTCTACGCCGCGGACCCCTTCGATGGCCACCGCAACCCTCAG GGCATTCTGAACTTGGGAACAAGCGAGAACAAACTTTGCTTCGATTTAATAGAGGAGAGA CTCGCAAGACCTGACATGAATTACCTGGAGCCTGAGCTTTTCCACTATTCCGATACACAAGGTACTAAAAG CTTCAGAGAAGAAATTGCCAAATTTCTAACAGACTACGCTAGAGCTGCAGAAGCACTGAATCCAGACCAT ATCACTGTTATGAGCGGCTGTTGTGCTGTTTTTGCTACCCTGTCAACTGTATTATGTGACCCTGGTG ATGGCTATCTTATTCCAACTCCATACTATGGTGGTATAAATTCGAAAACATGGCTATACGGTGGAATACAACCTGTTCACGTGCCCTTGTCTAGTGAG gtgACAGATGAAGAAAGTCACCCTTTCCAGTTAACAGTTGAAAAATTGGAAGCTGCACTACAGAGAGCTAAAAAACAG ggtaTCCGAGTCAGAGCATTAATCCTGATCAACCCTCACAATCCGTTAGGGGACGTTTACCCAGCACAGTTACTGAAAGAGTGTCTAGAGTTTGCGCACAG ATATGAATTGCATGTAATCATGGATGAAATATACATGCTGTCTGTGTATGGTGACAGCACCTTCACCAGTGTTCTTAGCTTAGAGCG TGTACCAGATCCAGAACGGACACATTTTATGTGGGGTTTTAGCAAG GATTTTGGTATGAGTGGTATCAGAGTTGGAGTGCTGTATACCAGAAATCATGAAATTCGGAAAGCTGTGAATCAGTTGGCTGTCTTCCATGGCTGTCCTGGACCAGTTCAGCATGTTCTCAGTCAATTCATTAGTGACAGAG ATTGGTTGGATAACGTGTTTTTTCCCACCAACAAAAAGCGACTTAAAGAAGCACAGAATATTCTTGTGAATGGACTTGCAGATGTTGGAATACCCGTGCTCAAAAGTTCAGGAGGACTATATGTGTGGGCAGACTTCAGAAAA ttCTTAAAATCACAGACATTTGAAGCTGAACTTGAATTATGGCAGAAGCTCCTCGATGAAAAACTCCTCATTAGTCCTGGAAAAGCTTTTTACTGTTACGAGCCTGGATGGTTTAGACTGGTTTTCTCTGATTCTGTCGATAAGATTTACCTGT GTATTCAGAGACTTGAGCAAATGCTGCATGCTGGCGCTGCTGAACCAGCTGCAAACAACGCGTCTTCTACTGCAGATGCTTTACGCACTCTAGAAGAAGGTTCTTCAGGCGACCCTTCAAACACACCAGGAGATGATGTCTCCCAGCTAAAAAATATACGTCTTTATTATAATCATATATGCACTTAA